A genomic window from Leptolyngbya sp. BL0902 includes:
- a CDS encoding TIGR02588 family protein produces MSLLKPHPSSPLPVPMDADGFTRRSLAEWVTFWVSALILLVLVGLILYDWQVNQSRPPAFDVAVSDAIRITDGRYYVPFAITNTGGRIANGVQVTAELHFPDAEEETGEQQIDFLSGHETKAGSFVFSHNPQKGDLTVRVASYRLP; encoded by the coding sequence ATGAGTTTGCTGAAACCCCACCCATCCTCCCCTTTGCCTGTGCCCATGGATGCCGACGGCTTTACCCGCCGCTCCTTGGCAGAATGGGTCACGTTTTGGGTGTCGGCTCTAATTTTGCTGGTGCTGGTGGGCCTGATTCTCTACGATTGGCAGGTGAACCAAAGCCGCCCCCCCGCCTTTGATGTGGCGGTCTCCGATGCCATCCGCATCACCGATGGCCGCTACTATGTGCCCTTTGCCATCACCAACACCGGGGGCCGCATCGCCAACGGCGTTCAAGTCACCGCCGAACTCCATTTCCCCGACGCCGAAGAGGAAACCGGGGAACAGCAAATCGACTTTCTCTCCGGCCACGAAACCAAGGCGGGTAGCTTTGTCTTCAGCCACAATCCCCAGAAGGGCGACCTCACCGTTAGAGTCGCTAGCTATCGCTTGCCGTAG
- a CDS encoding protein-L-isoaspartate(D-aspartate) O-methyltransferase, with protein MVYVNAAASPTPDTHPTTRPIMIFSLGHGPLGRQYADQRQQMVQQQIVGRGITDPRVVNALMMVPRHRFVPADYANRAYADEPLPLGQGQTISQPYIVAFMTDAASIPANGKVLEVGTGSGYQTAILAQLAQEVYSVEILTSLAQRAEQTLGQMGYANVHIKRGNGYEGWADHAPYDAIVVTAAPPRIPSALVDQLAMGGKLVVPVGHSSQTLLVITRHLTGLSTEYTIPVRFVPMVDEPVATV; from the coding sequence ATGGTCTACGTCAACGCCGCCGCATCGCCCACGCCCGACACCCACCCCACCACGAGGCCGATCATGATTTTTTCCCTAGGCCACGGCCCCCTCGGACGGCAGTACGCCGACCAGCGCCAGCAGATGGTGCAGCAGCAGATTGTGGGACGCGGCATCACCGATCCTAGGGTGGTCAACGCCCTGATGATGGTGCCTCGCCATCGCTTTGTGCCCGCTGATTATGCCAACCGGGCCTATGCCGATGAACCCCTACCCCTGGGCCAAGGGCAAACCATTTCTCAGCCCTACATCGTTGCGTTTATGACCGATGCTGCCTCTATCCCTGCCAATGGCAAGGTGTTGGAGGTGGGCACTGGGTCAGGCTACCAAACGGCGATCTTGGCCCAACTGGCCCAGGAGGTTTATTCCGTAGAAATTTTGACCTCCCTAGCCCAGCGAGCCGAGCAAACCCTAGGCCAAATGGGCTATGCCAACGTTCACATCAAACGGGGCAATGGCTATGAAGGTTGGGCCGACCACGCCCCCTACGACGCCATTGTGGTGACAGCCGCGCCGCCCCGCATTCCCAGCGCCTTGGTCGATCAACTGGCCATGGGAGGCAAACTGGTGGTTCCGGTGGGCCACTCTAGCCAAACCCTGCTGGTGATCACTCGCCACCTCACGGGCCTGTCTACGGAATATACCATTCCCGTGCGCTTTGTGCCGATGGTAGACGAACCTGTGGCCACGGTCTAA
- a CDS encoding TIGR02587 family membrane protein, whose translation MTLSDPSPTQPDGADLKMWPLELQAVVRGAAGGFLFGVPLLYTVEVWSIGSSTGAWWLLTVLGATLLGAWLLTQVEGFRQTLSLHPLEAVMESVEAVGIGVVCAAVALVLLRRITLDTPLAETLGKLVFEAVPFSLGVALARSTFQGRKVRDRRTTAPLSRHFSSPTLATVRDALVDLDATLIGTVLIAFSIAPTEEVPLIASSLPSLWLLLIMAASLGLSYAIVFASGFADRSERLQRGLLFSPITETLVAYLVALLISVIMMVLFQQLNLTDPWQEWLGNTLVLGLPASIGGAAGRILI comes from the coding sequence ATGACCTTATCCGACCCCTCTCCAACCCAGCCGGATGGCGCTGACCTCAAGATGTGGCCCCTAGAGCTTCAGGCCGTGGTGCGGGGGGCGGCGGGGGGCTTTTTGTTTGGGGTGCCCCTGCTCTACACCGTGGAAGTGTGGTCGATTGGGTCGTCTACGGGGGCTTGGTGGCTGTTGACGGTGCTGGGGGCGACGCTGCTGGGGGCTTGGCTGCTGACCCAGGTGGAGGGCTTTCGCCAAACCCTCAGCCTGCATCCCCTAGAAGCGGTGATGGAAAGTGTGGAGGCGGTGGGGATTGGGGTGGTTTGTGCAGCGGTGGCCCTGGTGCTGCTGCGGCGCATCACCCTAGATACGCCCCTGGCGGAAACCTTGGGCAAGCTGGTGTTTGAAGCGGTGCCCTTTTCCTTGGGGGTGGCCCTGGCTCGGTCTACGTTTCAGGGGCGCAAGGTACGAGATCGTCGTACTACGGCCCCGCTGTCGCGCCATTTTTCCTCACCGACCCTAGCCACCGTGCGCGATGCCCTGGTGGATCTCGATGCCACCCTGATCGGCACCGTGTTGATTGCCTTCAGCATTGCCCCCACCGAGGAAGTGCCGCTGATTGCGTCGTCGTTGCCCTCCCTGTGGCTGCTGTTGATTATGGCGGCTTCCCTGGGGCTGTCCTACGCCATTGTGTTTGCCTCTGGCTTTGCCGACCGCAGCGAACGGCTCCAGCGGGGGCTTTTGTTCAGCCCCATCACCGAAACCCTGGTGGCCTATTTGGTGGCGCTGCTGATTTCCGTGATCATGATGGTGCTGTTTCAGCAGCTCAACCTCACTGACCCCTGGCAAGAATGGCTGGGTAATACCCTCGTTTTGGGCCTGCCTGCCTCCATTGGGGGGGCCGCAGGGCGTATTCTAATTTAA
- a CDS encoding DUF3747 domain-containing protein, with amino-acid sequence MALLTRSLVPLAATVAAAVAGLVTPATASANTFGQQPIDPNLIIPVATPIRNGALHNLMILEQVPNRRQCWQEQAQGNGPTVVDPLLLNFDFVGSCERKTDSNGYSVRINGEDLGVQYRLEIVQRQDDLVLLARHNRDRSLAPIEIGRTQGRADGLLRIQLNPGWQLTRRLFNGQPTGHIYVTHDAPLTNVAVATAPLPPLSGAEAPALSAPLNPAPTSPAAPSLPTTVPLNPPPVNPSATRPITPPTSNSSGGLNVPAPTQPNLPTVAVRPNPGTTPPVASTPSNAQTAAQGSQFRVIVPVAGPTTLPQVRAVEPTAFRTTLNGAEVVQAGVFQEAQRAEELRQRLASARLSAQVVSGSGATTAPTTPISTPPPSSVPGSNPAPPASNASHFRVIVPISSPDTLQQVRNVEPEAFRTTVDGQNVVQVGLFRERQRAEEVRQSLVAASLPATIMAAMAPAVASTPVIPNVPRGQTVVVIDPGHGGRDPGAIGIGGIQEKVINTTISNRVRQRLQEAGLTVLMTREGDQWVDLDARAQFANRARADIFVSIHANAISMSRPEVNGLETYYLASGERLARSIHRSVLQNTDMRDRGVRQARFYVLRHTTMPAVLVETGFVTGAEDAARFRNPAAVNQIADGIARGILDYLGR; translated from the coding sequence ATGGCTCTTCTCACCCGTTCCCTAGTGCCTCTAGCGGCCACCGTTGCCGCCGCCGTGGCCGGACTCGTTACGCCCGCTACGGCCTCCGCCAATACCTTTGGCCAACAACCTATTGACCCTAACCTGATCATCCCCGTGGCGACTCCCATTCGTAATGGGGCGCTGCACAACCTGATGATCTTGGAGCAGGTGCCCAACCGTCGCCAGTGCTGGCAGGAGCAGGCCCAGGGCAACGGCCCCACGGTGGTTGATCCGCTGCTGCTGAACTTTGACTTTGTGGGATCCTGCGAGCGCAAAACCGATAGTAACGGCTACTCGGTACGCATCAACGGTGAGGATTTGGGGGTTCAGTATCGGCTCGAAATCGTCCAACGCCAGGATGATTTGGTGCTGTTGGCCCGCCACAACCGAGATCGCAGTCTGGCCCCCATTGAAATTGGCCGCACCCAGGGCCGCGCCGATGGCCTCCTACGGATTCAGCTCAATCCGGGCTGGCAGCTCACCCGTCGCCTCTTCAACGGCCAGCCCACGGGCCACATCTACGTCACCCACGATGCCCCCCTGACCAATGTGGCGGTGGCCACGGCCCCCCTGCCGCCGCTGTCGGGTGCTGAGGCTCCGGCCCTGAGTGCTCCCCTCAACCCAGCACCCACCAGCCCCGCCGCCCCCTCCCTTCCCACCACGGTGCCGCTGAATCCTCCCCCGGTCAACCCGTCGGCTACTCGGCCCATCACGCCGCCCACCTCCAATAGCTCCGGTGGGCTGAATGTGCCCGCGCCCACCCAGCCCAACTTGCCCACAGTGGCGGTGCGCCCCAATCCCGGTACCACGCCCCCTGTCGCCAGCACCCCCAGCAATGCCCAAACGGCGGCCCAAGGCAGTCAGTTCCGGGTGATTGTGCCCGTGGCTGGCCCCACCACCCTGCCCCAGGTGCGGGCGGTAGAACCCACCGCCTTTCGGACGACGCTGAATGGGGCGGAGGTGGTGCAGGCCGGGGTGTTCCAAGAGGCGCAGCGGGCGGAGGAATTGCGGCAGCGGCTGGCCTCAGCACGGCTGTCGGCCCAGGTGGTCTCTGGATCTGGGGCCACGACGGCCCCCACCACGCCGATTTCGACTCCGCCACCCAGCAGCGTCCCTGGGTCTAACCCAGCCCCCCCAGCCTCGAACGCCAGCCATTTTCGGGTGATTGTGCCCATCAGCAGCCCCGATACCCTGCAACAGGTACGCAATGTGGAGCCCGAGGCGTTTCGGACGACGGTGGATGGTCAAAATGTGGTGCAGGTGGGCCTATTTCGGGAGCGGCAGCGGGCCGAAGAAGTGCGTCAAAGCCTCGTAGCGGCCAGTCTTCCCGCCACCATCATGGCCGCGATGGCCCCTGCCGTGGCGTCTACTCCGGTGATTCCCAATGTGCCCCGTGGCCAAACCGTGGTGGTGATTGACCCCGGCCACGGCGGACGCGACCCTGGGGCCATCGGCATTGGCGGCATTCAGGAAAAAGTAATCAACACCACCATCTCCAATCGGGTGCGGCAGCGACTGCAAGAGGCTGGCCTGACGGTGCTGATGACCCGCGAGGGCGATCAGTGGGTCGATCTCGATGCCCGCGCCCAGTTTGCCAACCGCGCTAGGGCCGACATTTTTGTCAGCATTCACGCCAACGCCATCAGTATGTCTCGCCCGGAGGTGAACGGCCTCGAAACCTACTACCTGGCCAGCGGCGAACGGTTGGCCCGCAGTATCCATCGGAGCGTATTGCAAAATACCGACATGCGCGACCGAGGCGTTCGCCAAGCCCGGTTCTATGTGCTGCGCCACACCACCATGCCCGCCGTGTTGGTGGAGACGGGGTTTGTCACCGGGGCCGAGGATGCTGCTCGGTTTCGCAACCCCGCCGCCGTCAACCAAATCGCCGACGGCATCGCCAGGGGCATTTTAGATTACCTCGGTCGCTGA
- a CDS encoding OmpA family protein — protein sequence MMKQGWIALGVMVVTLPTVTVGLAWAETPLPSYRIVVTSPMDGPPEADGVLTLREALELANGTRSWDSLSPAEQALVEVRPGSVNDGQGSEIGFALPAGETTIALTDLLPEIVAPGLTIDGTTQAGYDPTLMVVPRFPAPPVVTITVAPGHEVARGLTIAASDVTVRGLTMHGFRTAHRATQTTPPANIFISAQAPAVDSAPNLPPLSVFRLTESEFAPRNVVIEQNWLGLTAEETLPGQPSAFGVVVFNGVDTVIRHNRIEFHDGSAVITGFRAEGLQIHENAIIGNGRAGMPDALRLEGQIAASKITGNLICANDGSGVFLFKPDGAIQVRDNQIQFNGRRFQRSALYLMGSDHQVTDNTIGYQPGAGITVAAYPASHRNLLRGNQFAQLDGLSVDLIAQGNTGVRDFQTGDGPNPPRNSRHRRLDTANGAVNAPEFAAYRFVVSSGSALVTGTADPSTEIDLYQVLELGQPYAALGDYLGTVQADDAGQFTATVELPVGSRVSALATDPAHGTSEPAAVATLTAADGSFPTLPPPPPDLPDCSPPVRPEPPPEPEPPPPPPEPEPLVLEIVRNIHFALDRSNISPESAAILDAIATTMLEYPFLTVELHGHTDPRASAAYNMALSERRALAARDYLLRRGVAPERMRIVPFGLTQRRSQGNTRLDFARDRRVEFVFTDLRGLEIIFIDQEADLQLE from the coding sequence ATGATGAAACAAGGGTGGATAGCCTTGGGGGTGATGGTCGTCACCCTGCCGACGGTGACGGTGGGGCTGGCCTGGGCAGAAACCCCATTGCCCAGTTATCGCATAGTGGTGACAAGCCCAATGGATGGCCCCCCGGAGGCCGATGGTGTCCTCACCCTGCGGGAAGCCTTGGAACTGGCCAACGGCACCCGATCCTGGGACAGCCTCAGTCCGGCGGAGCAAGCCCTCGTGGAGGTGCGGCCAGGAAGCGTCAACGACGGCCAAGGGTCTGAGATTGGCTTTGCCCTGCCAGCAGGAGAAACCACCATTGCCCTGACGGATCTGCTGCCGGAGATTGTGGCTCCAGGGCTGACCATTGACGGCACCACCCAGGCGGGCTACGACCCCACGCTGATGGTGGTGCCCCGATTCCCCGCCCCGCCCGTGGTGACGATCACCGTGGCTCCGGGCCATGAGGTGGCGCGAGGGTTAACCATTGCCGCCAGCGATGTCACCGTGCGCGGGCTAACGATGCACGGCTTTCGCACCGCCCACCGAGCCACCCAAACCACGCCCCCGGCCAACATTTTCATTAGCGCCCAGGCCCCAGCGGTGGATTCTGCGCCCAACTTGCCGCCGCTGTCGGTGTTTCGGCTGACGGAATCCGAATTCGCCCCCCGCAACGTGGTGATTGAGCAAAACTGGCTGGGCCTCACCGCCGAAGAAACCCTCCCCGGTCAGCCCTCGGCCTTTGGGGTGGTGGTGTTCAACGGGGTGGATACGGTGATCCGCCACAACCGCATCGAGTTCCACGACGGCAGCGCCGTAATTACGGGCTTTCGGGCCGAGGGGTTGCAGATTCACGAAAACGCCATCATCGGCAACGGACGGGCCGGAATGCCCGACGCCCTTCGCCTGGAGGGGCAGATTGCCGCCAGCAAAATCACCGGAAACCTGATCTGCGCCAACGACGGCAGCGGTGTGTTTCTGTTCAAGCCCGATGGGGCCATTCAGGTTCGCGACAACCAAATCCAGTTCAATGGCCGACGGTTCCAGCGATCTGCCCTCTACCTGATGGGTAGCGACCACCAAGTCACCGACAACACCATCGGCTACCAGCCCGGAGCGGGCATCACCGTGGCGGCCTATCCTGCCAGCCATCGCAACCTGCTGCGGGGCAATCAGTTTGCTCAGCTAGACGGCCTCAGCGTTGATCTCATCGCCCAGGGCAACACGGGGGTACGAGACTTTCAAACCGGGGATGGCCCCAACCCGCCCCGCAATTCTCGCCACCGTCGCCTAGACACAGCCAACGGAGCGGTGAACGCCCCGGAGTTTGCCGCCTACCGCTTTGTGGTGAGCAGCGGCAGCGCCCTAGTCACGGGCACCGCCGACCCCAGTACCGAGATTGATCTGTACCAAGTGCTGGAACTGGGTCAGCCCTACGCCGCCCTGGGCGACTATCTGGGCACCGTCCAAGCCGATGACGCGGGGCAGTTCACCGCCACGGTGGAACTCCCCGTTGGCAGTCGGGTTAGCGCCCTAGCCACCGACCCCGCCCACGGCACCTCCGAGCCCGCCGCCGTGGCCACCCTCACCGCCGCCGATGGTTCGTTCCCCACCCTGCCGCCACCGCCCCCCGACCTACCCGACTGTTCTCCCCCCGTCCGCCCAGAGCCGCCCCCAGAACCGGAACCGCCGCCGCCGCCCCCAGAGCCAGAGCCCCTGGTGCTGGAAATTGTCCGCAACATCCACTTTGCGCTGGATCGGTCGAACATTAGCCCCGAAAGCGCCGCTATCCTCGATGCCATCGCCACCACGATGCTGGAGTATCCCTTCCTCACGGTGGAACTCCATGGCCACACCGACCCCCGCGCCAGCGCCGCCTACAACATGGCCCTCAGCGAACGCCGCGCCCTCGCCGCCAGGGATTACCTCCTGCGCCGAGGCGTGGCCCCAGAACGGATGCGGATTGTGCCCTTCGGCCTCACCCAGCGGCGCAGTCAGGGCAACACCCGACTCGATTTTGCCCGCGACCGTCGCGTAGAATTCGTCTTCACCGACCTGCGCGGCCTAGAGATTATCTTCATCGACCAAGAGGCCGACCTCCAACTGGAGTAG
- a CDS encoding pentapeptide repeat-containing protein, giving the protein MDVQQFLHEYNRGDRNFSGVRLHRLDLRGVNLSGIDLRGADLSQAALDGTDLSRANLERANLSDADLTGTDLSGANLKHTNLIGADLRRASLVGADLSQADLRTANLEQADLRGAILCEVILSGANLTNANLVSAWVEDTHLAEADLGGANLNLLRHCGVDTRPTGESRWISWGIH; this is encoded by the coding sequence ATGGATGTTCAACAATTTCTACACGAGTACAACCGAGGCGACCGTAACTTTTCGGGGGTCAGGCTGCATCGGCTGGACTTGCGGGGAGTCAACCTCAGCGGTATCGACCTTCGTGGGGCCGACCTCTCCCAAGCCGCCCTCGATGGCACTGACCTCTCCCGGGCCAACCTTGAGCGGGCCAACCTCTCCGATGCCGACCTCACGGGCACCGATCTGAGCGGAGCCAACCTCAAACACACCAATTTAATTGGGGCCGATCTACGGCGGGCTAGCCTCGTGGGGGCCGATCTCAGCCAGGCCGACCTGCGTACGGCCAACCTAGAGCAAGCCGATCTGCGGGGGGCAATTCTGTGTGAGGTCATCCTCAGCGGGGCTAACCTCACCAACGCCAACCTAGTCAGCGCCTGGGTAGAGGATACCCACTTAGCCGAGGCCGACCTAGGCGGAGCTAACCTGAATTTGCTGCGCCACTGCGGTGTGGATACTCGCCCCACGGGAGAATCTCGCTGGATTTCCTGGGGTATCCATTAG
- a CDS encoding DUF11 domain-containing protein: protein MRLPSPIPPSALFASFWSWAKRLTSSLVAGLFILTSVAGWAPPAQAQAGLVPPRPVTAITTQNDIPLVSNTPNAPYANPCDNTATLQGCSGAAVDLAFGSGNNRVLVEFQAATVPGGLRRVTGINEQIEIRRNLGFAPNGSISRDILFYESTAIAGGPPPTNISLAPEEAVNIADALISPIVNRGIDNVFNNIGFNEIAPGSGQDTRINVERIDYILRDGVVVPPEFQGQEGFLVLERGGNDPFLIAAITSLDANGNPASYGDPVLVRVADWGVTNDINFPSVVFRRENAGGDLQASHSVGAQSVRGIFFPVNALLSAPESNSRIFGYSLMAADVPQNRNAILDWNTFPTDTVGAGVAAPPEGLAGGLDLVAGGFGLFRVPRPPVPGNLFLNKRITQLTAAGTAIPFPGTVNPDGNAGFPALELAGLGQGTVTVANPELAPADQVEYTLYINNTGETVVSNAQICDQIPPGTAFAPNAFGAGRGVQAIAPTNSQNPPVNYPTVTYTNAADGDPATFFPPGAPLPAICGANQGNGAVVVTFPTVGPSQVGYVRFRTTVNPF, encoded by the coding sequence ATGCGCCTACCTTCTCCGATTCCACCCTCCGCCCTATTCGCGTCCTTCTGGTCTTGGGCTAAACGGTTGACCAGCAGTCTGGTGGCAGGGCTATTCATCCTGACCAGCGTGGCGGGCTGGGCTCCTCCGGCTCAGGCTCAGGCTGGACTAGTCCCCCCCCGGCCTGTGACGGCCATCACCACCCAGAACGACATCCCGCTGGTCAGCAATACTCCCAACGCGCCCTACGCCAACCCCTGTGACAATACTGCTACCCTTCAGGGCTGTTCAGGAGCTGCGGTAGACCTTGCCTTTGGAAGCGGCAATAACCGAGTCTTGGTGGAGTTTCAGGCCGCTACGGTTCCCGGAGGTTTGAGGCGGGTAACGGGGATAAACGAGCAGATTGAAATACGGCGCAACCTAGGCTTTGCACCCAACGGCAGCATTAGCCGAGATATCTTGTTCTACGAAAGCACCGCTATTGCTGGCGGCCCACCTCCCACCAATATTAGCCTCGCCCCCGAGGAAGCGGTGAATATTGCTGACGCTCTCATCAGTCCCATTGTGAATCGAGGGATTGACAACGTTTTTAATAACATTGGCTTCAACGAAATTGCTCCAGGTTCTGGTCAAGATACCCGTATCAACGTCGAGCGGATTGACTATATTTTGCGTGATGGTGTGGTGGTGCCCCCTGAATTTCAAGGACAGGAGGGTTTCTTGGTGCTAGAGCGTGGCGGTAATGACCCATTTCTGATTGCCGCCATCACCAGCCTTGATGCCAACGGCAACCCTGCCAGCTACGGCGATCCAGTTCTGGTGAGGGTTGCAGACTGGGGCGTTACCAACGATATCAACTTCCCGTCGGTGGTGTTTCGCCGGGAAAATGCAGGCGGTGATCTGCAAGCCTCCCACTCCGTGGGTGCTCAGTCCGTTAGGGGGATTTTCTTCCCGGTCAACGCTCTGTTATCTGCACCCGAAAGTAATAGCCGGATTTTTGGCTACTCCTTGATGGCCGCAGATGTCCCCCAAAATCGTAATGCCATCCTCGATTGGAACACCTTTCCAACGGATACGGTGGGGGCTGGGGTGGCAGCTCCCCCTGAAGGCTTGGCGGGCGGGCTTGACCTGGTGGCGGGGGGCTTTGGCCTTTTCCGGGTGCCGCGTCCACCCGTACCGGGCAACCTATTTTTGAATAAGCGGATTACCCAACTCACGGCGGCGGGCACGGCCATTCCCTTTCCTGGCACCGTTAACCCCGATGGCAATGCTGGGTTTCCAGCCCTGGAATTGGCTGGCCTAGGGCAGGGTACCGTCACCGTGGCCAACCCAGAACTGGCCCCCGCCGACCAGGTGGAATATACCCTCTATATCAACAATACGGGGGAAACTGTGGTTAGCAATGCCCAAATCTGCGACCAAATCCCCCCTGGCACTGCGTTTGCGCCCAATGCCTTTGGCGCAGGGCGTGGGGTGCAGGCCATTGCGCCCACGAACTCTCAAAATCCACCTGTGAACTATCCAACCGTGACCTATACCAATGCCGCTGATGGCGATCCAGCCACATTTTTCCCTCCCGGCGCACCGCTGCCTGCCATTTGTGGGGCGAATCAGGGCAATGGTGCGGTGGTCGTCACTTTCCCCACCGTGGGGCCAAGTCAGGTCGGGTATGTGCGGTTTCGTACCACCGTCAACCCGTTCTAG
- the psaC gene encoding photosystem I iron-sulfur center protein PsaC, with protein MSHSVKIYDTCIGCTQCVRACPLDVLEMVPWDGCKAGQIASSPRTEDCVGCKRCETACPTDFLSIRVYLGAETTRSMGLAY; from the coding sequence ATGTCCCATTCCGTCAAAATCTACGATACCTGTATCGGCTGCACCCAGTGCGTGCGTGCCTGCCCCCTAGACGTCCTGGAGATGGTTCCCTGGGATGGCTGTAAGGCTGGCCAAATCGCCTCCTCCCCCCGGACTGAAGACTGCGTGGGCTGTAAGCGTTGCGAAACCGCTTGCCCCACCGACTTCCTCAGCATTCGGGTTTACCTGGGTGCCGAAACCACCCGCAGCATGGGCTTGGCCTACTAG
- a CDS encoding fatty acid desaturase, with the protein MTATAEPSAVQADVLSYQDLTLKQVIQSIPKVYFQKDPRKAWASVALSVAAVIAGYTALYFSPWFLLPITWFLTGTALTGFFVIGHDCGHRSFSNRRWVNNLVGHLAMLPLIYPFHSWRLLHDIHHRNTNNLDIDNAWTPWTEQEYTEASGFMKGVYQGMRGWLWWLASVAHWAVLHFNLNNFEPRDRAKVSRSIAAVVIFAAILFPTLWAVAGPWGIVKYWLMPWLGYHFWMSTFTLVHHTIPEIQFRPADTWNEVEAQLGGTLHCDYPKWVEVLCHDINVHVPHHVSVGIPSYNLRPAYASLKEQWGPLMKETRFSWDLMKTIVGRCHIYHPERAYTSFRQAKS; encoded by the coding sequence TTGACTGCTACTGCTGAGCCTTCCGCCGTTCAAGCGGATGTCCTTTCCTACCAAGACCTGACCCTAAAGCAGGTCATCCAAAGCATTCCCAAAGTCTATTTTCAAAAAGATCCGCGCAAAGCCTGGGCCTCCGTAGCTCTAAGCGTAGCTGCGGTGATTGCAGGCTACACCGCCCTCTATTTTTCGCCTTGGTTTTTGCTGCCCATCACCTGGTTTTTGACGGGCACCGCGCTGACGGGATTTTTTGTCATCGGCCATGACTGCGGCCACCGTTCCTTTTCCAATCGTCGCTGGGTGAACAACCTGGTGGGGCATCTGGCTATGCTGCCGTTGATTTACCCCTTCCATAGCTGGCGACTGCTCCACGATATCCACCACCGCAACACCAACAACCTGGATATTGACAACGCCTGGACACCCTGGACAGAGCAGGAGTATACCGAAGCCAGCGGCTTCATGAAAGGGGTGTACCAAGGGATGCGGGGTTGGCTATGGTGGCTGGCTTCTGTGGCCCACTGGGCGGTGCTGCACTTCAACCTCAACAACTTTGAGCCCCGCGACCGAGCTAAGGTGAGCCGTTCCATCGCCGCTGTGGTAATTTTTGCCGCCATTCTTTTCCCCACCCTATGGGCGGTGGCTGGGCCTTGGGGCATTGTCAAATACTGGCTGATGCCCTGGCTGGGCTACCACTTCTGGATGAGCACCTTCACCCTGGTGCACCACACCATCCCCGAAATTCAGTTTCGCCCCGCCGACACCTGGAACGAAGTGGAAGCCCAACTCGGCGGCACTCTCCACTGCGACTATCCCAAGTGGGTTGAGGTGCTGTGTCACGATATCAACGTCCATGTTCCCCACCATGTCTCAGTTGGCATTCCGTCCTACAACCTGCGGCCTGCCTACGCCTCTCTCAAGGAACAGTGGGGGCCGCTGATGAAGGAAACCCGCTTCTCCTGGGATCTGATGAAAACCATTGTGGGGCGCTGCCACATCTATCACCCAGAGCGGGCCTACACTAGCTTCCGTCAGGCCAAGTCCTAG
- a CDS encoding methyltransferase domain-containing protein has product MPTPLSDQIQSFYDASSGLWEQIWGEHMHHGYYGPTGTVRKDRRQAQIDLIDECLRWANITQAAAILDCGCGIGGSALELATRFNAKVTGITLSPVQANRATERAEAAGLAGDSAPCAQFQVANALQTPFADESFDFIWSMESGEHMPNKAGFLQECHRLLKPGGKLLMVTWCHRPTDSLAGPLTPAERGQLDWIYRVYGLPYVLSLPEYQTLAENTGFQQVHTADWSQAVAPFWDEVIASAFSWEAVTGLIQAGPETIQGALALWPMRQGLYGGLIRYGLLQAVR; this is encoded by the coding sequence ATGCCTACTCCTCTCTCCGACCAAATCCAATCCTTCTACGACGCTTCCTCCGGCCTCTGGGAGCAAATCTGGGGCGAACACATGCACCATGGCTACTACGGCCCCACGGGCACGGTGCGGAAGGATCGGCGGCAAGCCCAGATTGACCTGATCGACGAATGCTTGCGCTGGGCCAACATCACCCAGGCGGCGGCAATTTTGGACTGCGGCTGCGGTATTGGCGGCAGTGCTCTGGAGTTGGCCACCCGGTTCAACGCCAAGGTGACAGGTATTACCCTCAGCCCCGTGCAGGCCAATCGCGCCACAGAACGGGCTGAAGCAGCGGGATTAGCCGGAGACAGCGCCCCCTGTGCTCAGTTTCAGGTGGCCAACGCCCTGCAAACGCCCTTCGCCGACGAGAGCTTTGATTTCATTTGGTCGATGGAAAGCGGCGAACACATGCCCAACAAGGCGGGATTCTTGCAGGAATGCCACCGCCTCCTCAAGCCGGGGGGCAAGCTGCTGATGGTGACGTGGTGCCATCGCCCCACAGATTCCCTGGCGGGGCCGCTAACGCCTGCCGAACGGGGCCAACTGGACTGGATTTACCGAGTCTATGGCCTGCCCTACGTGCTGTCGCTGCCAGAATACCAAACCCTGGCCGAAAATACGGGTTTCCAGCAGGTACACACCGCCGACTGGTCTCAGGCCGTCGCCCCCTTTTGGGATGAGGTGATCGCCTCTGCCTTCAGTTGGGAAGCGGTCACAGGTCTAATCCAAGCAGGGCCAGAGACCATTCAAGGTGCCCTCGCCCTTTGGCCCATGCGGCAGGGGCTTTACGGCGGGCTGATCCGCTACGGACTGCTACAAGCGGTTCGTTAA